In Nocardia yunnanensis, one DNA window encodes the following:
- a CDS encoding 4Fe-4S binding protein: protein MTYVITQNCCNDAACAQVCPVGCIHPTPDEPGYSTAEMLYIDPQKCIDCGACVEACPVDAVYSADELPHTQRRYADINAAYFRATPHDAQPETVTPRREPAASGAPLRVAIVGAGPSGFYAAEQLLADSGVPVEVSMFDRLPTPFGLVRAGVAPDHVHTKAVTGRFRWTAARKNFHTFYNVEIGRDISHDELLAHHHAVLYSVGALDDRRLGIPGEDLPGSHGASEFVAWYNGHPDQSDRAFDFSHQRAVVVGNGNVALDIARILLLGVDRLAQTDIADHALQALAHSSIEEVVVLGRRGPAQAAFTTPELLALRDLDGIDVVVDLPDERIPEGFTARLKAEILAEYASAPRLAGKRIVLRFLESPVEVVGADRAEGLRIARNRLVDRDGAMVAEPSGDQELLAAGLVLRAVGFRGRPVEGVPFDDRSATIANAQGRVIDPADGKPVTGVYTAGWIKRGPSGVIGTNKQCAAETVGLLLADHAAGRLAAPVGSAADLTDLVTRRQPHYIDRRRWQAIDEHELAAGRAAGRPAVKLTSAELMLEIAAQVPRDA from the coding sequence ATGACCTATGTGATCACACAAAACTGCTGCAACGACGCAGCCTGTGCCCAAGTATGCCCGGTCGGCTGCATCCATCCGACACCCGACGAGCCGGGGTACTCGACAGCCGAAATGCTCTACATCGACCCGCAGAAATGCATCGACTGCGGGGCGTGCGTCGAGGCCTGCCCGGTCGACGCGGTCTACTCAGCCGACGAATTACCGCACACACAACGCCGATACGCCGACATCAACGCCGCGTACTTCCGCGCAACCCCACACGACGCACAACCGGAGACCGTCACACCCCGGCGCGAGCCAGCCGCCAGTGGCGCACCATTGCGGGTCGCGATCGTCGGAGCCGGACCGAGTGGCTTCTACGCCGCCGAGCAACTGCTGGCAGATTCCGGCGTACCGGTCGAGGTGTCGATGTTCGACCGCCTGCCGACCCCGTTCGGCCTGGTACGAGCCGGTGTCGCGCCCGACCACGTCCACACCAAGGCCGTCACCGGCCGGTTTCGCTGGACCGCCGCGAGAAAGAACTTCCACACCTTCTACAACGTCGAGATCGGCCGCGACATCAGCCACGACGAACTACTGGCACATCACCACGCCGTTCTGTATTCGGTCGGCGCACTCGACGATCGCCGTCTCGGCATTCCGGGCGAGGATCTGCCGGGATCCCACGGCGCCAGTGAATTCGTCGCGTGGTACAACGGGCACCCTGACCAGAGCGACCGGGCCTTCGACTTCAGCCATCAGCGCGCGGTGGTGGTCGGCAACGGCAACGTCGCCCTCGACATCGCGCGCATCCTGTTGCTGGGAGTCGACCGACTGGCACAGACCGATATCGCCGACCATGCCCTGCAAGCGCTGGCGCACAGCAGCATCGAGGAGGTCGTCGTGCTCGGCCGGCGCGGCCCGGCGCAGGCCGCGTTCACCACACCGGAACTGTTGGCCCTGCGCGATCTCGACGGTATCGACGTGGTGGTCGACCTGCCCGACGAACGCATACCGGAAGGTTTCACCGCCCGGCTCAAAGCAGAGATCCTCGCCGAATACGCGAGCGCTCCCCGCCTGGCCGGCAAGCGAATCGTGTTGCGTTTCCTCGAATCTCCGGTGGAAGTCGTCGGCGCCGACCGGGCCGAAGGGCTCCGGATCGCGCGCAACCGGCTCGTCGACCGCGACGGCGCGATGGTCGCCGAACCGTCGGGCGACCAGGAACTCCTCGCTGCCGGGTTGGTGCTGCGGGCCGTCGGATTCAGGGGCCGCCCAGTAGAGGGCGTTCCGTTCGACGACCGTTCGGCCACGATCGCAAACGCGCAAGGCCGGGTTATCGACCCCGCCGACGGCAAACCAGTCACGGGTGTCTACACCGCGGGATGGATCAAGCGCGGGCCGAGCGGTGTGATCGGCACCAACAAGCAATGCGCCGCCGAAACCGTCGGCCTGTTGCTCGCCGACCACGCGGCGGGACGTCTCGCCGCCCCGGTCGGCTCAGCCGCCGATCTCACGGACCTGGTTACTCGACGACAGCCACACTACATCGATCGCCGCAGGTGGCAGGCCATCGATGAGCACGAACTCGCCGCCGGTCGCGCCGCTGGCAGGCCAGCGGTCAAACTGACCAGTGCCGAACTGATGCTCGAGATCGCAGCGCAGGTTCCGCGCGACGCATAG
- a CDS encoding molybdopterin-dependent oxidoreductase codes for MSDTREKKTFCGICESSCGLIATVEGDRVVSLRPDPEHPVSRGFACSKGVQFHAVVDDPDRILSPMRRMPDGTFQCATWDEAFDDIGARLRQVQHEHGNSSIGVLWGNPIAWNYSAAIVVMGLAAALKTKHHYSSASIDVNNYWAAAHVMYGATAVNPLPDFAATDFALIVGANPVVSHGSLVTTGRIRDVLLGIAGCGGRVVVVDPRRTETAKLFEHMPIRPGADPWLLGAMLHVMFDEDLVDGNAIARQTTGVDGLRDLVRLFDLHRAAAETGIDADSIAQLARDMAAAPRACAYGRCGASLGKFSTLTKFLLDALSVVTGNFDRRGGMVFGDPTVDIEGVAELLGVSGRGRWRTRVDGVAEINGQAPLACLAREITTPGKGRLRALIAMSSNFVTSGPGTRESGSALAELDFMVSLDPYITETSRHADWVLPPTLWLEREQLPLFTQAQSTVPNAQWVERVVAPRGDARDDWWILDQISRRIGVVPSPAPGAQLLGKLGVRLSPPLIVDLVMRVGRHGDLFGLRPGGLNRKKLLAHDGAIKLADACETGVLSRKLHTADKRIHLDSPEMLDETRRLAAMPALTPAFPLRLFSIRDLRSHNSWLHNVPKLVAGDRRCRAKMHPDDAAAAGVHDRNDIVITSSWGQIEVRLEVTDEVLCGTVGLTQGWGHSGGWRTANAAGGESYNALTPTDADEIDRPSGNAYFNGIPVSVGAR; via the coding sequence GTGTCTGATACGCGAGAGAAGAAGACGTTCTGCGGAATTTGCGAGTCGTCGTGCGGACTCATCGCCACGGTGGAGGGCGACCGGGTCGTGTCGTTACGCCCCGACCCCGAGCATCCGGTGTCGCGTGGGTTCGCCTGCTCGAAGGGCGTGCAGTTTCACGCCGTCGTCGATGACCCCGATCGAATCCTGTCGCCGATGCGGCGCATGCCCGACGGCACGTTCCAGTGCGCCACCTGGGATGAGGCCTTCGACGATATCGGTGCCCGGCTGCGGCAGGTTCAGCATGAGCACGGCAACTCCTCGATCGGCGTGCTGTGGGGAAATCCGATCGCGTGGAACTACTCCGCAGCGATTGTCGTCATGGGGTTGGCGGCGGCGCTGAAGACCAAACATCACTACTCCTCCGCCTCGATCGACGTCAACAACTATTGGGCCGCCGCACATGTGATGTACGGCGCCACCGCGGTGAACCCGCTACCCGACTTCGCCGCCACCGACTTCGCGCTGATCGTGGGGGCCAACCCGGTCGTGTCTCACGGCAGCCTGGTGACGACCGGCCGCATTCGCGACGTCTTGCTCGGGATCGCGGGATGTGGCGGCCGTGTCGTGGTCGTCGACCCGAGACGGACCGAAACGGCGAAGCTGTTCGAACACATGCCGATACGTCCCGGCGCCGACCCCTGGTTACTCGGTGCGATGTTGCACGTGATGTTCGATGAGGACCTTGTCGACGGGAACGCGATCGCCCGGCAGACCACAGGTGTCGACGGTCTACGCGATCTGGTTCGACTCTTCGACCTCCACCGGGCCGCCGCCGAAACCGGCATCGACGCCGATTCCATCGCCCAGCTCGCCCGTGACATGGCGGCCGCCCCGCGCGCCTGCGCTTACGGTCGCTGTGGCGCGTCGTTGGGCAAGTTCTCGACGCTGACCAAATTCCTTCTCGACGCCCTCTCGGTGGTGACCGGAAATTTCGATCGTCGCGGCGGCATGGTGTTCGGTGATCCGACCGTGGATATCGAAGGGGTTGCCGAACTCCTCGGCGTCTCGGGCCGGGGCCGGTGGCGCACCCGCGTCGACGGCGTCGCGGAGATCAACGGGCAAGCGCCGCTGGCATGTCTGGCGAGAGAGATCACGACGCCCGGTAAGGGTCGCCTGCGGGCGTTGATCGCCATGTCGAGCAACTTCGTCACGAGCGGTCCGGGTACCAGGGAATCAGGTTCGGCGCTCGCGGAGCTCGATTTCATGGTCTCGCTCGATCCCTACATCACCGAGACCTCCCGGCATGCGGACTGGGTCCTGCCGCCGACGCTGTGGTTGGAGCGTGAGCAGCTGCCCCTGTTCACCCAGGCGCAGTCCACGGTGCCCAATGCACAGTGGGTCGAGCGTGTCGTCGCGCCGCGGGGCGACGCACGTGATGACTGGTGGATCCTCGACCAGATCTCGCGACGGATCGGCGTCGTTCCCTCGCCCGCGCCGGGTGCGCAGCTGCTCGGGAAGCTGGGGGTCCGGCTCTCCCCGCCTCTCATCGTCGATCTGGTGATGCGGGTAGGCCGTCACGGTGACCTGTTCGGTCTCCGCCCAGGCGGTCTCAACCGCAAGAAACTGCTGGCACACGACGGGGCGATCAAGCTCGCAGATGCCTGCGAGACCGGCGTGCTGAGCCGCAAACTGCACACAGCCGACAAACGGATTCATCTCGATTCCCCCGAAATGCTCGATGAGACCAGACGGCTCGCGGCGATGCCTGCTCTGACGCCGGCGTTCCCGTTGAGGCTGTTCTCGATTCGCGACCTGCGGTCGCACAACTCGTGGCTACACAACGTGCCGAAGCTGGTAGCAGGGGATCGACGCTGCCGGGCAAAGATGCACCCCGACGACGCGGCAGCCGCCGGAGTCCACGACCGCAACGACATCGTCATCACCTCCTCGTGGGGACAGATCGAAGTCCGCCTGGAAGTCACCGACGAAGTGCTCTGCGGAACTGTCGGGCTCACCCAAGGGTGGGGTCACAGCGGTGGATGGCGCACCGCCAACGCCGCAGGCGGGGAAAGCTACAACGCGCTCACGCCAACCGACGCCGACGAGATCGACCGACCGTCCGGGAACGCGTACTTCAACGGAATCCCCGTGTCGGTCGGTGCGCGATGA
- a CDS encoding TetR/AcrR family transcriptional regulator: protein MTKSSSALMDAALEMIAESGLDELTLSAVARRAGVSRATAYREFGDKDGLVTALTRREIGEMIAAGYQEFDVFAPMPQLARAATLFAIRYLRKHAAFTYIRVHEPAWLLNVAISHDGSEVNLIEMVGALLTPLLSVRRTDALALTPAQAAEVAVRTVLSHVLIERSHLTDEQVADAVARAVGR from the coding sequence GTGACCAAGTCGTCGTCGGCGCTGATGGATGCCGCATTGGAGATGATCGCCGAGTCGGGCCTGGACGAACTGACCTTGAGCGCGGTCGCGCGCCGCGCTGGGGTGTCGCGTGCGACCGCGTACCGGGAGTTCGGGGACAAGGACGGGCTCGTCACCGCGTTGACGCGCCGCGAGATCGGCGAGATGATCGCTGCCGGTTACCAGGAGTTCGACGTGTTCGCGCCGATGCCGCAACTGGCCAGGGCGGCAACGCTGTTCGCGATCAGGTACCTGCGCAAACACGCGGCGTTCACCTACATTCGCGTGCACGAACCAGCCTGGCTGCTCAACGTCGCGATCAGCCACGACGGCTCCGAGGTGAACCTGATCGAGATGGTCGGCGCCCTGCTCACACCGCTGCTGTCGGTGCGACGCACCGACGCGCTGGCCCTGACACCAGCCCAGGCCGCCGAGGTCGCGGTACGCACCGTCCTGTCGCATGTGTTGATCGAGCGCAGCCACCTCACCGACGAGCAGGTCGCCGACGCGGTCGCCCGCGCCGTCGGCCGATAG
- a CDS encoding FAD-dependent monooxygenase gives MARIGEHAVVLGAGMGGLLAARVLSEFYSRVTVIERDELPVDGQARKGVPQGRHVHGLLPRGKDILETLFPGFEAELLAAGAVGCDALAEIRFQIAGHTLKKHSTGYRALQASRPHLERHVRRRVAAIANVTLRDLCEASALETGDDRARITGVTVTDRRARTRELLAADLVVASMGRGSVVPSWLEKLGYPRPEEEGTAIDIVYRSAFIGLPPESLSGDKSVTIGVRDLPPRALALFAVEDDRHLLTLIGHGGEEPPADPDGFLDYAAELAPPEILTAVERGELLSEVATFRYKANLRRRYDRLTDFPDGLLAVGDSLCSFSPVYGQGMTVSAIQMSILRECLTRRGDRDLARRFYRAVAPEIDNAWLLTVIADGAMPHATAHPAPHIRAAITALEPVLVAAERDTVVASTLFRIMGLTAAPTAVLRPDVLARIALANVRAATGTTLAAITSLLGIRTPHTAMSVDSPTGRKPSHDTDHTNARHHRRPDSCDGGGDRCRFRRAVRGNHVAGQEDHRFRGART, from the coding sequence ATGGCCAGGATCGGCGAACACGCGGTGGTACTCGGTGCCGGGATGGGCGGCCTGCTCGCTGCCCGGGTACTGAGCGAGTTCTACAGCAGGGTCACCGTGATCGAACGCGACGAACTGCCCGTCGATGGGCAGGCACGCAAAGGCGTCCCGCAGGGCCGGCACGTGCACGGGCTGCTGCCCCGCGGCAAGGACATCCTCGAGACGTTGTTTCCCGGGTTCGAGGCCGAGCTGCTCGCCGCCGGCGCGGTCGGGTGCGACGCCCTCGCCGAGATCCGGTTCCAGATCGCCGGTCACACGCTCAAGAAGCACTCCACCGGCTACCGCGCGCTGCAGGCCAGCCGCCCGCACCTGGAACGTCATGTGCGTCGGCGGGTCGCCGCGATCGCGAACGTCACCCTCCGCGACCTGTGCGAGGCCTCGGCCCTGGAAACCGGAGACGACCGCGCCCGGATCACCGGGGTGACCGTGACCGACCGCCGCGCCCGCACGCGGGAGCTGCTGGCCGCTGATCTTGTGGTCGCGTCGATGGGCCGTGGCAGCGTCGTTCCGTCCTGGCTGGAGAAACTCGGTTACCCGCGGCCTGAGGAAGAAGGCACCGCGATCGACATCGTCTACCGCAGCGCGTTCATCGGGCTCCCACCCGAGTCGTTGAGCGGGGACAAATCGGTCACGATCGGTGTGCGGGACCTGCCGCCGCGGGCGCTGGCCCTGTTCGCGGTCGAAGACGACCGCCACCTGCTCACCCTGATCGGCCACGGCGGGGAGGAACCGCCCGCCGATCCCGACGGCTTCCTCGACTACGCCGCCGAGTTGGCCCCACCGGAGATTCTCACCGCGGTCGAGCGGGGCGAGTTGCTCAGCGAGGTCGCGACATTCCGCTACAAGGCCAACCTGCGCCGCCGCTACGACCGTCTCACCGACTTCCCCGACGGGTTGCTCGCGGTCGGCGACAGCCTGTGCAGCTTCAGCCCGGTCTACGGCCAGGGCATGACGGTGTCCGCGATCCAGATGAGCATCCTGCGCGAGTGCCTCACCCGCCGCGGCGACCGCGACCTCGCTCGCCGGTTCTACCGCGCGGTCGCGCCCGAGATCGACAACGCCTGGCTGCTCACCGTGATCGCCGACGGCGCGATGCCGCACGCCACCGCCCACCCGGCCCCACACATCCGTGCCGCGATCACCGCGCTCGAACCCGTCCTCGTCGCCGCCGAACGCGACACCGTCGTCGCAAGCACGCTGTTCCGGATCATGGGTCTGACGGCGGCGCCGACCGCTGTGCTGCGGCCCGACGTCCTCGCACGCATCGCCCTGGCCAACGTGCGCGCCGCCACCGGCACCACCCTCGCCGCGATCACCTCCCTGCTCGGCATCCGAACACCACACACCGCCATGTCCGTCGACTCGCCGACCGGCAGGAAACCCTCGCATGACACCGACCACACCAACGCGCGCCACCACCGACGCCCCGACTCGTGTGACGGTGGCGGTGATCGGTGCCGGTTTCGGCGGGCTGTGCGCGGCAATCACGTTGCTGGACAAGAGGATCACCGATTTCGTGGTGCTCGAACGTGA
- a CDS encoding helix-turn-helix domain-containing protein, whose protein sequence is MTTQHPEYLGQVVQARRGELGLSKQAIHAAVGLNPRTIDKIESGEAGRIRNDTLPRLDKVLGWEEGSASDAFTKRLPPRVIDIANEPLPASKVLYVPIPANLFQDTVRMAQMVTEVAGDDERLAPLVEGMNTIADRILRAWTIADIEHQRFDKTLSAATIEMLLGHYLRRTPQAPTADDHTELMYLRWLLGRLPESESERAEEFAQRWSQMEQTLSATRRINR, encoded by the coding sequence ATGACTACACAACACCCCGAGTACCTAGGGCAGGTAGTGCAGGCACGGCGTGGAGAGCTGGGCCTGTCAAAGCAGGCGATTCATGCGGCCGTGGGGCTGAATCCGAGGACGATCGACAAGATCGAAAGCGGCGAGGCCGGACGAATCCGCAACGACACGCTGCCCAGGTTGGACAAGGTGCTGGGATGGGAGGAGGGCTCTGCATCGGACGCCTTCACCAAGCGCCTGCCGCCGAGGGTCATCGACATCGCCAATGAGCCATTACCGGCGTCGAAGGTGCTCTACGTTCCGATCCCTGCCAATTTGTTCCAGGACACGGTGCGGATGGCGCAGATGGTGACCGAGGTCGCGGGCGATGATGAACGTCTCGCACCGCTGGTGGAAGGCATGAACACTATTGCTGACCGCATCCTGCGGGCGTGGACGATCGCCGACATCGAGCATCAGCGCTTCGATAAGACATTGAGCGCGGCCACTATTGAGATGCTGTTGGGCCACTATCTGCGCCGTACACCGCAGGCACCCACCGCCGACGACCACACGGAGTTGATGTATCTGCGGTGGCTACTGGGGCGACTGCCGGAATCGGAGTCTGAGCGGGCAGAGGAGTTCGCGCAGCGGTGGTCACAGATGGAACAGACCCTTTCGGCAACCCGACGGATCAACCGGTGA
- the rlmN gene encoding 23S rRNA (adenine(2503)-C(2))-methyltransferase RlmN — translation MTSLPLVFNAPTRGLPPRHLADMSTEDRRAAVAAIGEKPFRANQLSNHYFGRLTTDPDAMTDIPASVRTRLSEELMPQLFTEVRTISCDSGTTLKTLLRAHDGSLIETVLMRYPDRATLCISSQAGCGMACPFCATGQGGLTRNLSTAEIVDQVRLGAAAIRDGKMSGGPGRLSNIVFMGMGEPLANVSRVINAIHRIADPAPAGLGISQRSITVSTVGVVPAIRRLSEQGLQVRLAVSLHTPDDELRNTLVPINERWDVAEVLDAARAYADRTGRRVSIEYALIRDVNDQPWRADLLGKLLRKHLAQLVHVNLIPLNPTPGSKWDASPKPVQDEFVRRVIASGVSCTVRDTRGQEIAAACGQLAAEE, via the coding sequence ATGACGTCATTGCCCTTGGTATTCAACGCCCCGACCCGCGGCCTTCCTCCCCGCCACCTAGCGGACATGTCCACGGAGGACCGCCGCGCGGCCGTTGCTGCCATCGGTGAAAAGCCTTTTCGCGCAAACCAGCTTTCGAACCACTACTTCGGACGTCTGACTACGGACCCCGATGCGATGACGGATATTCCGGCGTCGGTTCGAACTCGCCTGTCCGAAGAGCTGATGCCCCAATTGTTCACTGAGGTTCGCACGATCTCCTGCGACAGCGGAACGACCTTGAAAACCCTACTTCGCGCACACGACGGGTCGCTTATCGAAACCGTTCTGATGCGATATCCGGATCGGGCGACCCTGTGCATTTCAAGCCAAGCAGGGTGTGGCATGGCCTGCCCTTTCTGTGCGACCGGACAGGGTGGACTCACTCGTAATCTTTCTACCGCCGAAATAGTCGACCAGGTTCGTCTGGGCGCGGCTGCAATCCGCGACGGCAAAATGAGCGGTGGCCCCGGACGGCTCTCGAATATCGTATTTATGGGAATGGGTGAACCTCTCGCCAACGTGAGCAGGGTCATTAACGCGATTCACCGAATCGCTGATCCTGCTCCGGCTGGTCTCGGAATATCTCAGCGCTCCATTACTGTCTCGACAGTCGGAGTCGTACCGGCTATTAGGCGGCTGTCGGAACAGGGCTTGCAAGTGCGCTTGGCAGTTTCGCTCCATACTCCGGACGACGAATTGCGCAACACTCTGGTGCCGATCAACGAGCGATGGGATGTCGCTGAAGTTCTCGATGCCGCGCGAGCTTATGCCGACCGAACCGGTCGAAGAGTATCAATCGAATATGCATTGATCCGCGACGTCAACGATCAGCCCTGGAGAGCAGACCTGCTCGGCAAATTGCTCCGGAAGCATCTGGCCCAGCTCGTTCACGTGAATCTGATACCTCTCAACCCGACGCCCGGCAGCAAATGGGATGCCAGCCCCAAACCTGTCCAGGATGAGTTTGTCCGGAGAGTGATCGCGTCCGGCGTGAGCTGCACCGTGCGCGATACGCGCGGCCAGGAGATCGCCGCCGCCTGCGGTCAGCTGGCGGCCGAAGAATAG
- a CDS encoding cytochrome P450, which yields MTKPTAAQSIPHPPKRVPILGDVLGMDRKRPNQKTLWQFSQLGPLYRRTFVGGIHLTFAGSSDLMREVIDEKSWQRHFARPYEKLRAIAGNGLFTASNDSMEWKRGHEALIQGFVPAALADYHDAFVHVAEQTAQWLGQGRTVTDTAAMMGDAALEAIGLAGFGYPVGAFTDRDTGRNPFADALTRVFAYAQESAIPVVGKLTGGKRARQNDTDVAFMKGVVSEVIEARRQSGQRYPDLLDRMMYPVEGPALPDDNLVEQVLTLFVAGHETTGNLLAFVAHFLANDPELAARVRAEASALTTDGRIAYEDVAKLEVTDAVIAEALRLWPVAPGFFREARQDTTLGGYPIAAGDWVFVLLLAVHRDPAVWGTDADEFRPDRWMGGFRPKPWAYRPFGTGPRACIGQAFALHEAKLLIASLVRDYELTPHGELDVEENLTLRPANLEIGFRRIE from the coding sequence ATGACGAAACCTACTGCGGCGCAGAGCATTCCGCATCCGCCCAAGCGTGTGCCGATTCTGGGTGATGTGCTGGGCATGGATCGCAAACGCCCGAACCAGAAGACGTTGTGGCAGTTCAGCCAGCTCGGGCCGTTGTATCGGCGTACGTTCGTCGGCGGAATCCATTTGACCTTCGCCGGGTCGTCAGACCTCATGCGCGAGGTCATCGACGAGAAGTCCTGGCAGCGCCATTTCGCCCGCCCGTACGAGAAGCTGCGCGCCATCGCCGGTAACGGTCTGTTCACCGCCTCGAACGATTCGATGGAGTGGAAACGCGGCCACGAGGCGCTGATTCAGGGATTCGTTCCCGCCGCCCTCGCCGACTACCACGACGCCTTCGTCCACGTGGCGGAGCAGACCGCGCAGTGGCTCGGACAGGGGCGTACCGTCACCGACACCGCCGCGATGATGGGCGATGCCGCATTGGAGGCGATCGGGCTGGCCGGGTTCGGCTACCCCGTCGGCGCATTCACCGATCGCGACACCGGCCGAAACCCGTTCGCCGACGCGCTCACACGAGTGTTCGCCTACGCCCAGGAGTCGGCAATCCCCGTGGTGGGCAAGCTGACCGGTGGCAAGCGCGCCCGCCAGAACGACACGGATGTCGCGTTCATGAAGGGCGTGGTGTCCGAGGTGATCGAGGCGCGGCGACAGTCCGGCCAGCGGTACCCGGATCTGCTGGACCGCATGATGTACCCCGTCGAGGGGCCGGCGCTGCCCGACGACAACCTTGTCGAACAAGTCTTGACGCTTTTCGTTGCAGGGCACGAGACCACCGGCAACCTACTGGCCTTCGTGGCGCACTTCCTGGCCAACGACCCGGAACTGGCCGCGCGCGTACGCGCAGAGGCCAGCGCACTGACCACCGATGGTCGCATCGCCTACGAGGACGTGGCCAAGCTCGAGGTTACCGACGCGGTGATCGCCGAAGCGCTCCGCCTATGGCCTGTGGCGCCGGGCTTCTTCCGCGAAGCCCGCCAGGACACCACCCTGGGCGGATACCCCATCGCCGCGGGCGATTGGGTGTTCGTACTGCTGTTGGCGGTACACCGCGATCCGGCCGTGTGGGGGACCGACGCGGACGAGTTCCGCCCCGATCGCTGGATGGGCGGCTTCCGGCCCAAACCCTGGGCATATCGACCGTTCGGCACCGGCCCGCGCGCCTGCATCGGCCAGGCGTTCGCGCTACACGAAGCGAAACTGCTCATCGCGTCACTGGTGCGCGATTACGAACTCACCCCACACGGCGAACTCGATGTCGAGGAGAATCTGACGTTGCGCCCGGCGAATCTGGAAATCGGGTTCCGTCGCATCGAATGA
- a CDS encoding flavin-containing monooxygenase, producing MIGAGFGGLCAAITLLDKRITDFVVLEREADVGGTWLVNDYPGAQCDIPAITYSYSFAPNPNWSRIYPLQAELQAYLRDCAERFGVLGHIRFGRTVQQSRWDEHTRHWILHTDTGTVEAQFVIAGYGPFSAPSVPDIPGRDTFAGTAFHSAAWNHDHDLTGRRVAVIGTGASAVQFIPRIQPQAEKLTVFQRTPIWIAPHPDRPTTAALRALWRIPGAMRLSRASLGAVFEALVPSLVKWPATLVALEQTARRHLRRQVRDPLLRDKLTPTYRFGCKRPTFSNTYYPALTQPNTTVVTDSIARIVADGILTTDGVLHHVDTIIYGTGFHVARNPFADTVIGTSGRTLTELWAPTDPQAYLGTAVHGLPNMFLILGPNSAPYNSTVITIEDQVGYIIDTLHTAIEQRIDRIEVRAEVQRDFNTELDHKLATSVWATGGCHSYYIGNRGRVIAWWPGFATDYARRTRHVDLHHYRLGHRRTRHCPPVTIEQPTTS from the coding sequence GTGATCGGTGCCGGTTTCGGCGGGCTGTGCGCGGCAATCACGTTGCTGGACAAGAGGATCACCGATTTCGTGGTGCTCGAACGTGAAGCCGATGTCGGCGGTACGTGGTTGGTGAACGACTATCCCGGCGCCCAATGCGACATTCCGGCGATCACCTACTCGTACTCGTTCGCACCGAACCCGAACTGGAGCCGGATCTACCCACTGCAAGCCGAGTTGCAGGCCTACCTGCGTGACTGTGCCGAACGATTCGGTGTGCTCGGGCACATCCGGTTCGGACGGACCGTGCAACAATCCCGGTGGGACGAGCACACCCGGCACTGGATCCTGCACACCGACACCGGAACCGTCGAGGCACAGTTCGTCATCGCCGGCTACGGTCCCTTCAGCGCTCCCTCGGTCCCCGACATTCCCGGCCGCGACACCTTCGCCGGCACCGCGTTCCACTCCGCGGCATGGAACCACGACCACGACCTGACCGGCCGGCGGGTCGCTGTGATCGGAACCGGCGCCTCGGCGGTGCAGTTCATCCCGCGCATCCAGCCGCAAGCCGAGAAACTCACCGTGTTCCAACGCACCCCCATCTGGATCGCGCCGCACCCCGACCGTCCCACGACCGCGGCACTACGGGCACTGTGGCGGATACCGGGCGCGATGCGACTGTCGCGGGCAAGCCTGGGCGCGGTATTCGAGGCGCTGGTGCCGTCGTTGGTGAAATGGCCGGCGACGCTTGTCGCACTGGAACAGACCGCGCGCCGGCACCTGCGCCGCCAAGTGCGCGACCCGCTGCTGCGGGACAAGCTCACCCCGACCTACCGGTTCGGTTGCAAACGCCCCACCTTCTCCAACACCTACTACCCAGCCCTGACCCAGCCGAACACGACCGTGGTCACCGATTCGATCGCCCGGATCGTCGCCGACGGCATCCTCACCACCGACGGCGTCCTGCACCACGTGGACACGATCATCTACGGCACCGGATTCCACGTTGCCCGCAATCCGTTCGCGGACACCGTGATCGGTACCAGCGGCCGGACTCTCACCGAATTATGGGCACCGACCGACCCGCAGGCCTACCTCGGCACCGCCGTGCACGGCCTGCCCAATATGTTCCTGATCCTCGGACCGAACTCCGCGCCCTACAACTCCACTGTCATCACGATCGAAGACCAGGTCGGCTACATCATCGACACCCTGCACACCGCGATCGAGCAGCGCATCGACCGGATCGAGGTACGCGCCGAGGTCCAGCGCGACTTCAACACCGAACTCGACCACAAACTCGCCACCTCGGTCTGGGCCACTGGCGGCTGCCACAGCTACTACATCGGCAACCGCGGCCGCGTCATTGCCTGGTGGCCAGGCTTCGCCACCGACTACGCCCGGCGCACCCGCCACGTCGACCTCCACCACTACCGCCTCGGCCACCGCCGAACCCGACACTGCCCACCCGTCACTATCGAGCAGCCGACGACATCGTGA
- a CDS encoding helix-turn-helix transcriptional regulator has product MDNTTDIWMTSKEVALRLKVEVCTLDSWAYTGTGPDFIKPGRFRRYALADILAWEDRLRAEAKLRRQIAQANVRRHVA; this is encoded by the coding sequence ATGGACAACACCACCGACATCTGGATGACGAGCAAGGAAGTCGCACTACGCCTCAAGGTCGAGGTCTGCACGCTGGACAGCTGGGCCTACACCGGCACCGGACCTGACTTCATCAAGCCGGGACGTTTCCGTCGCTATGCCCTGGCCGACATCCTCGCGTGGGAGGACCGACTCCGGGCCGAAGCGAAACTTCGGCGGCAAATCGCCCAGGCCAACGTCCGTCGTCACGTCGCCTAA